The sequence below is a genomic window from Gemmatimonadales bacterium.
AGCAGGAGATGGTGATCGAGGACATCTGCGCCGCGCTCGCGCTGGCCGCGCGCCGGCCCGTCAAGCTCGAGTACACGCGCCACGAGGAGTTCTTCATGGCGCGCACCCGCCACCCGCAGGTGCTGCGCCTGAAGATGGGAGTCAAGAAGGACGGCACCATCGTCGCCCACCACATGAAGGTGCTGGCGGCGACGGGCGCCTACGGCGGCCACTGCACCACCGTGCAGGGCAACACCGGCAGCAAGGTGCTGCCGCTGTACCGCGCGCCCAACCTCAAGTTCGACTGCGACGTGGTGTACGTGAACGCCCCGCCGGCCGGCGCCTTCCGCGGCTACGGCTGCCCGCAGGGCTTCTTCGCGCAGGAGAGCCTGGTGGACGAGATCGCCCACCAGCTCGGCATGGACCCCATCGCCTTCCGGCTCAAGAACGCCATCCGCCAGGGCGACACGGACGAGCTGTCGGCCCAGCTCGGCGAAGGACGCAAGGGCCTGCCGCGGCTGATCCGCAGCTGCGGCCTGCCGCAGTGCCTGGAGCGCGGCGCGGAGGCCATCGGCTGGAACACGAGGCGCAACGGCGGCCGCCGGCGCCCCGGCCGGGTCCTGCACGGCGTCGGCCTCGCCTGCTCGATGCAGGGCAGCGGCATCGCCGGGGTGGACTTCGCGGGCGCGTTCTTCAAGCTCAACGAGGACGGCTCGTTCAACCTCCAGGTCGGCGCGACCGACCTCGGCACCGGCAGCGACACGGTGCTGGCCCAGATCGCGGCCGAAACGCTGGGGGTGAGCCTCGACAAGATCCTGATCTACTCGTCCGACACGGACTTCACGCCGTTCGACGTGGGCGCCTACGCCTCCAGCACCACCATCATCTCGGGGGGCGCGGTGAAGAAGGCCGCCGAGAAGACCCGCGACGCGGTGTGCTGCTTCGCCGCCAAGCTGCTGGACGCGAATCCGGAGGACCTCACCTGCCGCGACGACCGCGTGTTCGCGCCCGGCGGCAAGTCGGTCACGATGGGCGAGGTCGCGATGTTCGCCTTCTACAAGGAGAAGACGCAGGTGATGGAGGGCTCCTCGCACTTCAACACCGACAGCCCGCCGCCCTTCTGCGCCCAGTTCGCGGAGGTCGAGGTGGACACCGAGACCGGGCAGGTCAAGGTCCCGCACCTCGTGACCGCGGTGGACCTCGGCGTCGCCATCAACCCGATGCAGGCGGAGGGGCAGGCCGAGGGCGCCGTGGCGCAGGGCCTCGGCTACACGCTGGCGGAGGAGATGGTCCTGGACGAGGCCGGCCGCGTCGTGAACGCGAATTTCTGCGACTACAAGATCTTCACCGCCGAGGACATGCCGAAGCTGACGACCATCCTGGTGGAGACCGAGGAGCCGCTCGGCCCCTACGGCGCGAAGTCCATCGCCGAGGTGCCGATCAACGGGGTGGGCCCGGCGGTGGCCAACGCGATCTTCGACGCCGCCGGCATCCGGCTGCGCCGCCTGCCGATCCGGCCCGACGCCGTGCTCGCGGCGCTGCGAGCGCCGGAGGCCGCGCGATGAACGCCCTCGCCGTCGTGCAGGGGAAGAAGGACGCGATCCTCGAGGGTGCACGCGCCCACCAGGACGCCATCGTCCGCTTCCTGCGGGACCTGATCGCGATCCCCGCCACCAGCTGCCAGGAGGGTCCCGTCATCGAGCGGATCGAGGCCGAGATGCGGAAGGTCGGCTTCGACGAGATCCGCGTGGACAAGCTGGGCAACATCCTCGGGCGGATCGGCTCGGGGAAGCGCGTGATCATGATGGACTCCCACACCGACACGGTGGGCGTAGGCGACCCCAAGGAGTGGACGTTCGACCCGTACCAGGGCAAGGTCGAGGACGGCTGTGTGTGGGGCCGCGGCGCCAGCGACCAGCGCGCCGGCATCGCGTGCCTCGTCTACGCCGGCAAGCTGATCAAGGACCTGGGCCTGACCGACGACTTCACCGTGTGGATGTGCGGCTCCGTCGAGGAGGAGGACAGCGACGGCATCGGCTGGCTGTACATCCTGCGCGAGGACGGGATCAAGCCCGACGCCGTCGTCATCACCGAGCCCACCAACCTGCGCGTGTACCGGGGCCACCGCGGCCGGATGGAGATCGAGGTGCACGTGCCCGGCGTGAGCTGCCACGCCAGCGCGCCGGAGCGCGGCGTGAACCCGATCTACAAGGCCACGCACATCATCCAGCAGGTGGAGGCGCTCAACGCGCGCCTCCGGAACGACCCGTTCCTCGGCAAGGGCACGGTGACCGTGACCGACATCCGCGCGCTGACGCCGTCGCTGTGCGCCGTGCCGTCGTCCGCCACCTTCCACCTCGACCGGCGGCTCACCACCGGCGAGACGAAGGAGAGCGCCGTCGCCGAGATCCGCGCGCTGCCGGCGCTGCAGGATGCCACCGTGGAGGTGCTGCAGTACAAGGTGAAGAGCTGGCGGGGGCTGGAGTACGGGATGGAGAAGTACTACCCGACCTGGGTCGTGGAGGAGAGCCACCCGCTGGTGCGCTCCGGCGTCGAGACGCACCGCCTCCTGTTCGGCCGGGCCCCCGTCGTGGACAAGTGGACGTTCAGCACCAACGGCGTGGCGACGATGGGCATCATGGGGGTCCCGACCATCGGGTTCGGGCCGGGCGAGGAGGACAACGCCCACAGCGCCCTCGAGCGCGTGCCCATCGCGCACCTGGTGGCGGCCACCGCGTTCTACACGGCCTTCCCGCTCGTCTTCCAGCACACGCGCGGGCCGTCCGCCTAGTGGCCGAGCTCGTCCCGCTCCCCTTCGACCTGCTCGCCAAGCGCGCGCTGCTTGAGCACGAGCGCGAGGGGAAGATCTTCGACCTGCCGCGGGCGAAGTTCTTCCGCGGCGATCCCGCGCTCGACACCTCGGTCCGCTTCCACGGCCGGCGTGCCGCGACGCCGGTCGGGCCGGCGGCGGGCCCACACGATCAGCTGGTGCAGAACGTGGTGCTGGCGTGGCTGGCCGGCGCGCGGATCATCGAGCTCAAGACCGTCCAGGTCCTCGACGAGCTGACCATCCCGCGCCCCTGCATCGACGCGACCAACGTCGGCTACAACGTGGAGTGGTCGCAGGAGCTGAAGCTCGAGGCGTCGCTCCGGGAGTACGTCGGTGCCGCGATGCTGATCGAGATCCTCAAGGCCGCGGGGGTTCCCGGCGAGGGCACGCCGCCGGCCAAGCTCGAGACGCTGTTCGACATGAGCGTCGGCTACG
It includes:
- a CDS encoding YgeY family selenium metabolism-linked hydrolase, with protein sequence MNALAVVQGKKDAILEGARAHQDAIVRFLRDLIAIPATSCQEGPVIERIEAEMRKVGFDEIRVDKLGNILGRIGSGKRVIMMDSHTDTVGVGDPKEWTFDPYQGKVEDGCVWGRGASDQRAGIACLVYAGKLIKDLGLTDDFTVWMCGSVEEEDSDGIGWLYILREDGIKPDAVVITEPTNLRVYRGHRGRMEIEVHVPGVSCHASAPERGVNPIYKATHIIQQVEALNARLRNDPFLGKGTVTVTDIRALTPSLCAVPSSATFHLDRRLTTGETKESAVAEIRALPALQDATVEVLQYKVKSWRGLEYGMEKYYPTWVVEESHPLVRSGVETHRLLFGRAPVVDKWTFSTNGVATMGIMGVPTIGFGPGEEDNAHSALERVPIAHLVAATAFYTAFPLVFQHTRGPSA
- a CDS encoding molybdopterin cofactor-binding domain-containing protein — encoded protein: MSAHRVVGRRARKVDGLKLVTGRTAFTDDIDLPGLLIGKILPSPHAHARIKRIDTRRAKALPGVHAVLTYQDVPRVPHTTAGQAWPEPSPYDTYLLDSKVRHVGDRVAAVAAETRAIAEEALRRIEVDYEVLPAVLDMEHAMDKGAAVIHDEPDSTGIDDAARNLAGEIHRELGSAEQGFRQADLIVEREYRTPRQQHAAIEPHIVICWLDADDRLVIRTSTQIPFHVRRQVAMILQIPVSRIRVIKPRIGGGFGGKQEMVIEDICAALALAARRPVKLEYTRHEEFFMARTRHPQVLRLKMGVKKDGTIVAHHMKVLAATGAYGGHCTTVQGNTGSKVLPLYRAPNLKFDCDVVYVNAPPAGAFRGYGCPQGFFAQESLVDEIAHQLGMDPIAFRLKNAIRQGDTDELSAQLGEGRKGLPRLIRSCGLPQCLERGAEAIGWNTRRNGGRRRPGRVLHGVGLACSMQGSGIAGVDFAGAFFKLNEDGSFNLQVGATDLGTGSDTVLAQIAAETLGVSLDKILIYSSDTDFTPFDVGAYASSTTIISGGAVKKAAEKTRDAVCCFAAKLLDANPEDLTCRDDRVFAPGGKSVTMGEVAMFAFYKEKTQVMEGSSHFNTDSPPPFCAQFAEVEVDTETGQVKVPHLVTAVDLGVAINPMQAEGQAEGAVAQGLGYTLAEEMVLDEAGRVVNANFCDYKIFTAEDMPKLTTILVETEEPLGPYGAKSIAEVPINGVGPAVANAIFDAAGIRLRRLPIRPDAVLAALRAPEAAR